From the genome of Hippoglossus stenolepis isolate QCI-W04-F060 chromosome 13, HSTE1.2, whole genome shotgun sequence:
TTCAACACAGACCCTAAGGGACCACAGGTGAATATCAATTAATACAGATATAAACACGACACAACAatctagttttttttatattttctaatgCTTTGAAAAGTAATGAATCAGTTTACAAACATACAACGTTGATTTTCTCATTTGTGATTAAACTGTTTCAGTTTCactgtccgtccatctgtctatAGATTCATATTTCTGGTTCTGTGCCCCAGGTGATGCTGATTTCTCTTTGTGCTGGAGGAGTTGGTCTCAACTTGATTGGAGGGAATCACCTCTTCCTCATGGACATGCACTGGTGAGACATCTGCTGCTCTGAAACCTCTACTCGTTGCTTTTCTTACATTCCACCTGAAAAGTGTGATATAAATAATACCTATCCTGAGAGTTATGATGATAAACATGCAGGTTGTTGAGGGTTTTACCAGTTTGATAGCACGacttggatgactgagaatcttcattgaaacaaaaatgtaatatctttTATGTGTTCACTATAACAATGGAGTCTTTAACCTCTGAACCCTGAATACTCTGACAGGAATCCAGCCTTGGAGGATCAGGCCTGTGACCGGATCTATAGAGTTGGACAAAGGAAAGATGTCACCATCCACAGGTAAATACAAAGAAGCAGTACTTTCAGTGTGCGTGGatcctatttttatttttatatcatgttttattgttgcaaAACGACAGTATTGAGACAATCATAAACTAAGGCAAATTACAAAATTGAATACAACAACAATGTACAGTAAAAGTTGCATAAAACGAAGATCACTTCAAAATTGGTAGACAGGAGTGGAACAACAAATCCACATGCTCATTGATCAACGTTTCCTTAGGCCTGTTActtagactgtaaataaaaatgaccaGACACACAGACCCCGGGTCCCtaagtgaagccaatgcggaagtgcctgaaacctgtattctctcaaataaGCAATCGTCTTTTGtttcagtctctagtttcaagtcttcttcaatacagcatgagGTTAATTTTTTGAAAATTATGttcccatttagagtcaaatagataAAATAGCACCATTGGGGCATCATTGAAGACTGTGTGATTTAgagctagtaccgtccaatgaGTGCAGGTGAAGGTGGACGTGCATTTTCCTCGTGCTCTCAGTCAGTCTCTACACCCGCtcttccaaatatggttacttgtggttttaaataaacacagatggCACTGGACAAAATACCAAACTCAAGatttcaaaatggcagctcacaaaccaatgggttaCGTCACGGTGGTTTGACACTTGGTTTATCTggtgtattattattttgtgtttgttggttaaaaaatgcttttgtgtGAATTCGTTTTTTTGataggtttgtgtgtgaagataCAGTGGAGGAGAAGATTTCCACTCTgcaggtgaagaagaaggagctggCCCAGAACGTGCTGTCGGGAACAGGAAGCACGTTCACCAAACTCTCCCTGGCTGATCTCAAAATCATTTTCGGTGTGTGAGGTATGAGAGAACTGAGGACGCTGTTCCACACTGTCAGACCTGCAGCTACCGCACCAGACTCCTGTTCACATATATCAAAAATTCAGGATAGAAATCtgatttgaatttttttttaaatatataatctaATAAAATTCAGGTGATAATTTGCCTAAATCTAAAATACAAGTGAgtttattttacacagtttaatgtcagatttctttgtgttgtttttgactGACCTCTCTCAGCTTGATCCAAAGCAGTGTTTATTCCTGCTTTACAAAACTTCATTGGGTTTAATTTGCCTTAccattttatttcaatgtttgaaataatgtaaagagctttgagtggtcatcaagactagaaaagcgctatataaatacaaaaccatttaccattttctgTAAGTATTACACTATCATTTCAAAGCTGGGAtttaactatatttattttaactgtttcatTTGGCTTTAACTTGTCCTGAAACATCTTCATACTCTGTAACCTCACAGATGCTTTTCCTGCCCTGATCTTTTGTTCCCATTCATAATCGGTGACTTGAtgaatattttacttttcatgAAGGTgtttataaaagagaaaatcttGCTTATCTCAATAACATTCTCGATTACGAAACAGTTTCTTCTATCAGATACTGCTATGCTGATGTGGCTGTTTTGGTTTCTTAACACTACTGCTACAACTGCAAATACTTTTTACATGCATCTTGAAATATGGATTCTAAAGTCCTCATACAACTCCTATACACAACCACAGATGTGCATATTGTCAATGTGTGCAAAGGCCATAGACACTGGTTAGCAAGTCTTATTCTCCGTGTCTTTTGGTCTAGAATGATTCTGTGCAGCACTGCATTTATGTCCCATGCTACATTTAGTGTGACCAATACTTGAGGAATATTtctagatgtgtgtgtgtgtatactgctgtttattttattatgacacTGAAATGAGGACCCCCCCCTGTTAAAAGCTCATTTGATTTCAGGCAGCTCACTCATCAGAGGGAAGCAGTCCTTTCTCATGTCACTTGATTGAGTTTATTAACtttatgtatattttcataTGGTGTTTTGCTTGGACATTGTGATGTAAATAAATTCAGGTCATAgagattaatgtgtgtgtgtgtgtgtgtgtatgcgctTAACAAAGTTATTTGCATTGTGAATTAAAATGGTctattcattaaaaatgttagGAAGATATCTGGGGATAAATCTTGATTGTATATTAGAGAAGTCATAAATATTGATTTCCTGATatctgaatatgagtgtggtgtttattcaaaatatttgtTCATGCTGTTTCCACATTGCAGCCACACATTAATAATGACATCTATCTTTATGAGGGGGAAACTGACATTATGtgtgcaaacagaaaaacatgcatgAGAGCAACCCCTGCATTATACTTAATATCTATAAACatgtaatgttttcatcagatttCCTCCTTGACTTCTTGCTGCTCCACCATCTTTGCTTTGCTCGCTCTCAAACGTTTGCTGCGTCCAATCCAGAGGGAAGCCATACCTCCATGCTGCCTTTATTAAACATCGTAATTTTGACTTCCAACGTCCAAAGTAACGACAAAGAGTGATGAGTCAAAATGTTTGTAAACCTATGTATTCCTATCTGTATTTAGAGAAAAGTTAGAAAAcgaatataaattatatattaatgaaaatatatcaTTGTttgatatgtatattttataatataatgtttGAGAAAACGTTTTTCTCTATTGAAAATTGCATCACACGTTTTAAtaattttttgatattttctttctgtattagtaagagaacaaacaaacaaaaggcaaTAACAAAAAAACCGAGATATTTGTTGATGTTATGGGTTTTAACAGCCTTTTGTGTTATTAGATTTATAGATCAGGTTTTATATTGTTCaatataattaaagaaaataacaaaactatGATTTGTATAACtaaatttacatttgtgttttttttttaattgccaaaaggtttcaacattttaaaataaaactatgtatcttcttttatttttaacaacatATCCTCCCATGATGAAGTGTTTGAAAACATCTTAGCAGAATctttttgtggtttcttttcctGGTTTCACAACAGtattattacagaaacattCTGGAAACGGACAATGACCgtgagatgaaaaaaaacgAATAACGAGGTTAGGGCCGGTCCCTGAACGCAGCGCGGGCGGTAGCTGCTCGTCGCTCGGGATCAACCCACCTCGCTGCGGCGCTGCCCGGGTACACTGGCGCCTCGCTGCCCCCTCCGACACACACCACTGACACGGTTTTAGCGGAAAATACACAGCACAGCCCCGCAGCCATGGCGTCCGAGGTGAAGGTGGAACCGGCGGACAGCGAacaggacgaagaggaggacgTGTACGAGGTGGAGCGGATCATTGACATGCGGCTGGAGGAGGTAGGAGTTACAGGCTAACGGCTAACGTAGCCTCCCGGTCAGTTGGGCAGACATGGCCGCTCTCACGCTCCAGCACGACACAGCCCGACGGTGTCCACACACTGTCCTCCATCAGAAGACACGTTGATAACTCGACCCAAACGCATTTCGATGCATGTATTCCCCAGGATGTCGTTCATTCATCAGCCCCTTTTGTTGTGTTAGCAGCTCGTCCATGTTTAGCACCGTTTTCCTGGTGTTGATGTCGGctcctgtctctcctgctgAGGCCAAGGACGGACGCTCTGCAAGCTTGCAAATATCACCCAGCTCTCGTTATGTCCGCTAGCGCAGTGACTAAATCCCGGGGGCGATGTTAGCATCATTTCTGctttaaaagcagctgaagGGGAAACAATGTGAATTTACTAACGCATGCTAATGTAGCCGCAGTATTTGAAGCTGCACGGATTCCACACCTGAGCTGTTTGGTTTCCTCGattttctgtgcatgtgcagaGAATTGTCATATTTCATAAAGCAATTTAAAGTTATGTTGCTTGCATGTTTTATTGGTTATTAGTACCGAGAGCATGTGTTTGCTACAACGTGGACCTTTCCCATTTGTAGTAGTTTGTAATGTCAGCTTTCATTAGGACTCCCAAACAGGGTTGGCATATATTGCAGTTTTAGTGTATAGTTAATAGTAAAATATTCAATTATTGTCGTGCctttcagaattttttttttttaaatgtaattttactctattagtcccacaatgaaattaaattttcaatattacagcagcacgagtcaaaaataggcatcagtaagtaaagataagtgtaaggataataatacttaggtgtaaggaatataaaactaatatatacagtgaaaaatatgtacagtgaatggattgcacatgaaccattgtattgcacagacagagtTAAAGCCCATAATGGGTGCATTCTAAACAAGGACAATGCACAAAATCATTAATCTCAAGATGAGAAGAGATGATTTAACCATCAGCTAATTTCCATCTGCAGTCCTTGGGCAGGTACACACTAAATCTAAAACACACCAAATACTAAAGCGGTTATTtacatacaacacaaacagttaTACAGACAAATCTACGAGTACACTTCAACATATACCAGCTCATTCAGTAGACTTGAGATATATATTGGTGTTGTACACGTGGTGTGGTTGTTCCTGATTGACTTCCAGTAATAACCATTATTTcttcacttgttttgtttttaaagtcacAAGAGCAGTGTCCCACTTTCACACTTAAACATTAACTAGACTCTCGTGAAgggatgtttgtgtgagtgggtTGATGGAGGGGGTTGTTTTTCTTCGACAGCCAAGTTAAATTTTTACTCACTCTGTCTACATCAAGTGAGCAAATTAAagaagttttctttttccaaagcTTTTTCAATCAAGTTAATTTAGAAGAATAGATGTAAAGAAGGGGGAGTTGCGCTGGAGAAACATGTGTATGACAAAGATAAAAGGGTTGCATTTTCACTGCAACATTTGAAACGCAAAAAACACCACTCAGAGTTGTCTAATGTGGTATTCAACAGAATTTTATTGATCTCACTGTTAAATTAATCTTCTCCCACAGCAAGCTATTTCAAGACTGAAACATTTACCTTTGCTAAAAACAATATCTCCAGCTTCAGAGCAACTGTCACTGCATATTCAAAGTAGCATCactcaacaaataaaaaaaataaaaaagtttagaCAAGTTACACCAGTAATGAATTACAAAGCAACCCCAGTGAGTCATTACCACTTTTTGGCCCTCACAGTATCTGTGAAGAAACTCTGAGGACAATGGAAGTGAGCTTTGTCTACTGCCAGCGCTCTAGCAAGATGCACTCAATCAAACAGTGTTTGTATGTTGGTGCATTgtagcaaatataaaaaaactgactAATATAATTCATGCAATCAGTAATGCCCAGAAAAATGTCCACCGTTCCCGATTCTACAATTACAAATTTGATCTAGTCTGTCAGCCATGTCTGCATATGTAACCACAATCTGGAAATGTATCCATCGTACCATCATACCTGAACTCCATGCTGTatcttttgtgtctgttttcaggGTGAAGTGCTCTACAGAGTCCGCTGGAAGAATTACTGCTCCGACGATGACACTTGGGAGCCAGAGGCTCATTTAGAGGACTGTCGAGAAGTCCTCTTAGCCTATAAGAAGGCCACGGTAGAAGCTAAGGCCAAGAAAGAAGCAGAAGCCAAGAAGAGCGTGGTAAGTCTAAGTGACATTCAGGTGTGTATATTAAGAATACTACGGACACTGTTTTCCAGTTCTCCCTCAGTTTTAAGAGGGAGATTTCAtctaaatgtctttttatttatttaatcttcatTTGCCTTAAGGAACTCTGCAAAAACACTTGGGCGCAGCACCTCAGCCTAACTATGGCAGGAAAAACTCGAAACAATACTATTGTAATTGTAGAACATTTACTGCATACACTTTTTAAATCTTACTCATTACCTGGTATTTTGATCACAGTTGTATAAATTGATTAACTCCACAATACAGAAGCTAAAAAGTTGTGCTCCAAGATGATAATTCATTCTGTATATATCTGCATTGGACCAAAATATTTACTTAGCTGAATTAAGTATTCCCCAGCCCCCAaaatattttgctgtttttaaacaaataatactATTTGTCATTTAGTCAGTGTCTCTTTGCATAGCAATAAGATTGATCATTCATATTGTCCTTTTGAAATTAGAAACTTCCTTCAAAGAGCGACGTGTTTGATGCAGACTCAGAGAGTGACAGCGACAAAGACCGCCCGGTTCAGATGCCcatcaagaagaagaaaaagaaaaagatccgGGAAGAAGATGAATTGCCtatgaaagacaaaaagaagaagaaagacaaacgAAAGGATGAGGTGAGGCCTCTGCCTGctccagagacagaggaagaagaagaagaggcagagagggccTCTACTCCAACTTCACCTTCCAAGGAGAAAAGGGCTGATTCAAAAAAGCGTCTGCTTGACTCTGAAGAGGATGACGATGAGCTTGTCCCCtccaaaaaacacaagaaggaaaagggaaaagacgGAGTAAagcacaagaaagaaaaagtagaggaggggaagaaaaagaaagcgaAGAAGGATCGAAAGATTGAAACCTCTGACGAGGAGGCAGCTGCTCCTCTGGAAGATGACCTGAGTGATGGCCCATCAGAGTCCCAACTGGACGACAATACATCAAGAGAGAATGTAACGAAGTCGGCTGAAAAGTTACGTTTGGACGACAAGTCGAAACTGAAGAAGGGAAAGTGGGAAGTAAAGCTTCAGGGCATAAAGGACCTTGTCCATGACAAAAAGAGCAAAAAGCCAGACGGCGTTCTGAAAGAGAGCAGCCTCCAAAAACTGAAGGGCCTCACCTCAAAAAGCAAGGAGGACAATGCCCCACACTCCGACTCAAGTGATAGCTCCACCCTGCATAAGAAAGTGAAAACCAAAGGGCAGGAGAGCACGTCTACGACACTTAAAGCCCAGTCTTCCTCCACATCGTCGTCGTCCTCATCTTCTGTTTCATTAGCCGCCAGCACCAAGGTCAAGGAGGACGATGTGGCTAAAGAGGAGTTATTGGGACAGAAGGACCCCACAGGCTCCACTAACCTGTTTGAGAAGTTCCTGTTAAACTGTGAGGCCAAGGATCGTGCCCCTCGCCGGCAGCCATCTCATCAGCCTCCTGTAGAGAAGAACAGTGTCAAACTAACAAAGGTACAGTATTAGTAGTATGGATGTTTTTCATGAATATCTCTGAGTTGTTAACAGTAACCGGATGCTCctcatttgactttttagctGTAGTTGGAGatttacatgcacaaacatgctTTTTAGTTCATTCAGTTTATATTgtttataaaatacataaaacatttaaaccttATTACAACCTATCAATCGTCATTTTGTTGTCTAAGATATGGGGTTGTGTACAGAACCTGCAAACGGCGCTGAGCTGCTCTGATAAACAGTGATCAGCAGCGTACTAACAAGCTTCTACATCTTTTCACAAAACCACCTTTTTTTTACTAGACCTAAAACTAATGACTACATAGTGTAGCTCTGTAAGGTTTACAACACCCGTCACTACCAGTTTATAGTTAATAAGCTGTAATAATTGTCCTAAGCTAGGATTTTATGATTATGTTAGACTAAAGACTACAACTagcttcagaataaaacacatgcaagAAGCGTCAAAGTATCAGTAGTAACTGAACTCACGTTACCTTACTGCTGAAAACGGACAGAGTGGCACATGGAAATTTACAAAATGTGGGTTGATGACATCTGGCAGATCCCCAAGGTCACAGTAAACTGCATCACTAGTCTAAATTTATAAAGAACATAtgcaaataatcaaaataaggttgtaatgacatttttactgtatcATAACAgtctcagaaaaaaacaatgtccTACTCAGTGGACGTCCTCTGAACTGCTACAGTTATGATGtgaactgaaaatatttttacatttctgtgttagccatacattttttttttttatatcaacatTGGCCATCACTAactgctcttttatttttctgtttcaaatGAGTTAATAATCAATCATTGTCGAGCTGCGTGCAGCGCATGGATTGGTTCCAGAATAACCATGACATGATTCAAGTTGTGAACctctctgggaaaaaaacaagttggtCACAATgctgttcttttttcttctttgtcaaCATTAGCTACTAGGAAAACTGGAGAAGATCACCAAGCCAAGCAAAGAGTCTCCAGCTCAGAAACCAGATgctgagaagacagagaggactaAGCAATCAGATGGTATGCACAACACTCATAGGGggaaaaaacctttaaaaatcaTAAGTTATGGATGTTGGTCATAGTCGCATCAATCCAAACTGACTGCTGTTAATGTAACACCAGGTGAGAAAAAGGCAAATACATAAATGCAAGAGGTAAAACCAGGAGGAAAAAGTTAAGATGTATTTACACTTTTAGCCTGTACTGCAGTTAGCCCTAACATTTAGAGTTGATGTTAGTGATGTTTTATCATAGTTATAAAAGATTATATTCAGTCTCCCATATTAAGTACTATTTCATAACAAGCTGTCTATACACTTCTGTATTTTGACAGAGAAGTGTAAAATCAGTCAcgtttgtttaaatgtttaatggaTCTTCAATTTAAGCCATTATGATTGTGTAATGTTAAGATGAGGAGTCATTAAAAATGATTAGAGGCATGTGAAATTAAGCTAGTAGTATGGATCTTTTTTGTTGTCTAACTACCTAATAAACATGGCAGATAAGTAACCGGTTATAACTACCTGGAATATGGAATGACAATCTGGGAAAATAAAAGAGGCTAATGTCGTCTATAGGTTTGATTGTCAGCTTTGCTCTTTATGTGACATCCATAACAATATATGATGACTCGTCTACTCCCCTTTAGGGTCCAAACCAGGCCAGAGTTATGGCTTCAACCTGGACAGCgatgagagggaaggagaagaaagtaCTGCAAAGCCGAGGATAGGGGAGGATTCTCGGGAGCGGAGGGATAGGCCAGAGGAGCCACAACGGCCTAGTTGGGAAAGGAGATCTTCAACagatgagaagagaaagaggagagaggacagtgAGCCGAGACGCCTCGTGACTGATGACCATAAGGACTCCCAGGAGCCGCCAGAAGGTGCTGAAAAATATGTTGCATAGTCTGGTGCCCACTGAGCACATGCTGAACGTAAACACTACCCCAATAGGTCCAACTTTGTTTCATGAGTAATTATACGGTTACCTCCTCACTGTCAATTTTTGACCTTCATAATATGTAACTTTTACATTGCACATAAAAAATTATGTGTGCAAAATGTTCAGAGAGAGTAAGAGGTGAAGGAGATTCATTACACAGGGTTCCAGACTGTAGACTAAGAAAGCATCTCTCTGCATTGTGTGTGATGTACAGACAAGGGCCAAGCCACACTAAGTCTTGGAATGGACCTCAATCTGGACTGGATGACTCTGGATGACTTCCAGAAACATCTAAATGGAGAGGATGAGATCCTGTCAGGTCCACCATTAACACCCAGTAAGTGTTTCCATATCATCTGTGACAATAAGTTGTCTGCCATCTTGTAGCTCAACTTCATATTTGGATAAATATGTTATGTTTTGGCTCTTGGTGCTAAACTATACAAAGTAATGTATAGAAGAAAAGTGAGCATGAGTGAAGGGGGCAGCGCTGTGCATCTCACAACACTTACCATAGAAGggcattttaaatattaagcaATATTGTCATGTcatttgtgtatatatgtaacTGGAAAATTTTGGCTATAAGCCCTTGACA
Proteins encoded in this window:
- the mphosph8 gene encoding M-phase phosphoprotein 8 isoform X4 gives rise to the protein MASEVKVEPADSEQDEEEDVYEVERIIDMRLEEGEVLYRVRWKNYCSDDDTWEPEAHLEDCREVLLAYKKATVEAKAKKEAEAKKSVVSLSDIQKLPSKSDVFDADSESDSDKDRPVQMPIKKKKKKKIREEDELPMKDKKKKKDKRKDEVRPLPAPETEEEEEEAERASTPTSPSKEKRADSKKRLLDSEEDDDELVPSKKHKKEKGKDGVKHKKEKVEEGKKKKAKKDRKIETSDEEAAAPLEDDLSDGPSESQLDDNTSRENVTKSAEKLRLDDKSKLKKGKWEVKLQGIKDLVHDKKSKKPDGVLKESSLQKLKGLTSKSKEDNAPHSDSSDSSTLHKKVKTKGQESTSTTLKAQSSSTSSSSSSSVSLAASTKVKEDDVAKEELLGQKDPTGSTNLFEKFLLNCEAKDRAPRRQPSHQPPVEKNSVKLTKLLGKLEKITKPSKESPAQKPDAEKTERTKQSDGSKPGQSYGFNLDSDEREGEESTAKPRIGEDSRERRDRPEEPQRPSWERRSSTDEKRKRREDSEPRRLVTDDHKDSQEPPEDKGQATLSLGMDLNLDWMTLDDFQKHLNGEDEILSGPPLTPSELRDAVKCGDYMAVKLALNSKEDYNLDQEDVSGMSLSMLAAAGGQDDILRLLIKKGVRVNGRQKNGTTALMHAAEKNFLTTVAILLEAGSYVNAQTLGGETALMKACKRGNADVVRLLLEYGADCNILSKHKNTAMYFAKLSNNLMVCDLIKDHIGILSSVAEDTIRAYFESRLVLLEPVFPLACHRLCEGPDFSLEFGFKSQPQPEGSGILLFIFHANFLNEITARLCGPCSVHAVVLNDKFQLPIFMDSHFIYSFSPVPGINRLFIRLAEAPAAKVKLLISAYRVQLQ